A region of the Dermacentor albipictus isolate Rhodes 1998 colony chromosome 4, USDA_Dalb.pri_finalv2, whole genome shotgun sequence genome:
acctccgccgcgggtgggcccagcattgcactatcttcgggatcggcccacgtatggggagtgcttaacgcctgcgtgaCCTCCGTCGCgtgtcggcccggtattgcactatcttgcgatcggcccacatatggggattgcttaacgcctgcgtcatctccgccgtgggtcggtccggcattgcactatctttgggatcgccCATGTATGGGGAATGCTTCACGCCTGCGTCATCTCCGAAGcgggtgggcccggcattgcactatcttcgggatcggcccacgtatggggagttctcaATGTccacttcacctccgccgcgggtgggcctggcattgcactatcttcggtattggcccacgtatggggagtgcttaacgcctgcgtcacctccaccgcgggtcggcccggtattgtactatctttgggatcagcccacgtagGGGGAACGCTTCACGCCTGCGTCCACTTCGCCGTggctcggcccacgtatggagagttcTCAACGCCTGCGTgacctccgccatgggtcggcccaTGGGTCGGCCCGGGAACGGCTCACTTATGCAGAAGAGTTGGTCTATGTCCACGGAGACTAGATATGCCAGAACCTATCTATAAACAGCTTCTttgtaaaggagaaagaaaagaaggaatcGGGTCATTGCTAAGTGGTAATGGTGCTGGCTACAAAAGTCCAATTGTGTTCGAAGTTACTAAGGTGCCAATAAACATAATGTGATTTCAAAAGTGGGTTTCGCGTGCAATCGCTTTCTGCGAAGTCGCAATCCTTTGAAAGTGGGCTTTCCTATTACCTTCCTTGGCAACGAGCTTCGTGATTTATGAATTGGCACTCCATACTTTCTCCATCTTTTGCAGCGTGAATATGAGAGTCCGTGGCGTTAAGTATTATCAGCGCAGTTTAATGGTGGTGACGAAACTTTTGCGTATGCTCAGTAGGTGCAGAGTAAATCCAGCGTAATACTTCGAGCGCATGACGTCACGTCATCGCGCTCGGTGTCTGCTACGCCAAGCTCTCGCAGCCGAAAAACGGAGTATTAGCCTTTGGAGAATGCATATCGGGGCGCATGAAAGAACCGTGGTGAAACGTCAATTTGTTCTAGTACTGCTGAGTATCAATGAGCAGCTGTTTCTGAAAAGCGGTGAAatattagagcagacagaagcTTCGTGCCTGCTGTCTACAATTTATTCCCATGTAGCGTGCCAGGAATTGTTCAGACCGAAGAATATTTCTGTGTATCTCGATCAAAACAGCGATTAATCAACGCCAGCGGACATTAAGATCCTGACTGTGCCTAAAATCTTTAGTTTACgcgtaaaaaaatggctgtggcttaggtaaggttaagcccaggatgcgaagcatactagcctttattttagttgttgaaccactgtttagcctggtgaactgctgttgcttggctatatttggttcggctagacgaagaaacaactcatgcattacttcttcgccttcaagagtggaacgcgacagcgttctcgtcgacccgccaaggggtgtaagacaatgggctacagggcagcgactacgcgccccgcattggacgcggtgagcgtcgagcaaagcagcgttcggcgcggcaacgaaatgtgcgcctgagcaagagacgcacgccttagaaacagctcgtttctaagacaacaccgcattcactagaggcgcttttataccgctttgaagcatcgtactcgtggctcagtggtagcgtctccgttccacactccggagaccctggttcgatttccacccagcccgtcttgcacgagttgagccaaagccacttctcctctgtcgtgacgtcacggtgtcacgtgatttcatggcgacaccgccgcgcctgaggagctgggttgagctctcgtaatatgcttcgcataaaaatgaagaaaatggTCAGTATCCACTTTCGCGTAACCTGTTTGCGTTTCGCTCTTCTTGAATTGCACTGTGGATACATTTGTGGGTAGAAGTGACAGCGAAAATTATGCTTCATGGTACTGATACCAGACACCAAAGTTCAGGAACGCAACGTTTGATCTCACGCATCGTTTGCCTAGCTTATTAGCGAACTGCGTCCCGCACTGAACTAAATGCAAAGAAGCTAGCAGGTGACAGCCGCGCTCTCACGTGATGCGCGCGAACGGAGAACGGAGGCTACTCTCGCCGCACATGCGTATTACATCGACTCTGCAGTACCGCTAGGCTGCGCTCGTAGTATAAAAGCCACGCACTGCCGTGTTCACGCTTGAAAAGATCCAGACAGTACCTTCATAAACAGCAGTTCGTAGCACTGCCCACAATCCCAGAATAACGCGTTAGAACGATTTCATGGCGCATTTTTCAACATCTCCAATTAACACATGGGCTATGGGAGAGTCTGTATAGCGGAAGTCACGTAGTTAATTTTGATCACTTGGGGTTCTTACATTTCGAGCCTCTCAGTATGCGGCTGCCGCCGCCGTCTGGGATCgcacccacgaccttgtgctAAGCAGCGAAGCGCCACTTGCCCACCATGGCAGGTGCCCTCGGCCTACGGCTGCCTGTACAACCTTGGTCAGCGACTGCATGCAGCTCACAACAGCCTTGCGCAAGGCAAACATGCAATATGTGTTCGAGCGCTTCGGACCGCTGGCGGTAATCTCAAGTTCCACAGTTCATTGGTAGGTTTCAGGCTTAAGGGCATCGTCCTCGTTTTCCGGAACCTGCGGGCAGACTGGCCACAGATGATCTACCGCTCAACTTAGCTCCAACGGCTCGCTATTCCATTGATGTCCATCGGTACCATCATGAGGCGAAGACTAAACATAAGTGCCTTCTATCCTACTGGCGTGCGATATCTGTGCAGCGACAACAACGACAGCAATAATACTTTCATATCGCATGAACCAGTTAAAGAATAGCTTGCTATCGACTATAACAAACACATGACGCCAAGAGGCATTGATTGTAAGTGTAGGAGACTTGtctgtttttttattgaaatgtaaaaataataattaaaaggGAAATGTAAATGTGAGAAAAGGCAACCCACCGCCGACGGGGGGCGAAACCACATTACCAGGATATCGTGTGCGATACGGCAACATTCAGGTACCGCAGCGACTGTCCTCTGTTGCCCTATCGTCGACACTTGTGTATTTGTACTAGATCTAGCCATGAGCATATTAGCCAATGCCACTCCCGACAATGACTGCAGATGTGAAATATCCTTTCAACCATTGGCGTCGACATTGGAGCAGGTCACTGAGCAATGAACTCTCGTACGCCACGCCCTGACATCAAGCGGCCAAGAGTGTTGGATCTTTTTTTATCACTTTATCTCCATCTTCTTGAGAACCGCTGTCTTGTTTGGACCTCATGCAATCAGTGCAGCTGAATTAGAGTCCATAACTATGATATTAGCAAGATGAATAAGAGGCAATGAGGTCTCGATATTTTGTAATGAGTTAGTACAATGGGACATGGTTACTCGACAATTAGAACGTATCTTCGAGCGCGTGCGTCATTATTCGCTGATGGGCGCATGCTTTACCCACACGCTCTGTAGTCTGACCACTCTCGCTGCCATTGTAATTTTGACCTTCCAAAAGCGAGCTCGCATAACTAGTATAAACGCGGCAGTGTCAGACCATTTCATTCACGCTATCCGGTTTGATTGAGTTTGTGCGTGCAAAGCTCATCACTATAGAAATCCTTCTGTTCCACTCATGCAGGTGGCTCTTCGACACATGGCACGTGCTGCTCTTGCTTGCCGGCTCGGCGGCCGCATGCTGCGTCCTCCTGATCGCCTGGAAGGTGGCGCAGATGGTCCGCATTGCGCGGAAGCGCCAGCTGCTCGCCAAACACGTCCAGGAAGGGTACGTCTTTCTCGGTGAGACCAACGTGGCTATGGAGTACAGCTGCCTGGAGAACGACACGCGCCACTACCGGCTCCTGGAGGCTGCGCAAACGCTGTGATAACGGACAGTACCGCTGCGCGCATTGACTCACCCAAATGACTGTCTCTCGCCGGCGCTGAACGCGCCCCGGCACATTGCCGGCCAGACAGTGTCCATACAGGGTAACCACAGCAAGAAAGGAATCGTTGTTCGCCCTTATGTTGACAGGGGTCTGAACTTGGAAGCGAGCAGTAGTTGACAGTGGCGCCTAATCCAAAGTGTTACTGCCTCTGCCGCTGCAGCAGATGAAAGACGCCTATGCTATAACCATGCGCCCAAAAGAAGCCGCTGCGATACTTTTCCTCTTGCAGCTCATAAACGTTCGACTGAAGGAACTATACGTGACTTACATTTCATGGTATACCAATGTCTGTTCAGAGTAAACGGAACATGATTCTCATATTTGTTCGCGTTCTAGCGTTAAGTGGAACTTACGAATGAATCAGCTGCGCAAATAACACAGCACAGCCGGAATCCAAAGGGAAGTGCAAGTGGTAGGCTCTGTATAACAGAGCGAAGTGTTCTGCGCAAATTCTGCGcttaaacattaaaaaaagtatCGAGGGTTCCGTTTGCGCAGCCTTCTTCTTGCTGAAATGTTTCGTGTGCTACTAACAGTTTAAGATTTTGGAAGGGATCATCCATTCTACAAGTTGGAAAATGTTAGTCACGTTGCAACCGTTAGACAGATTTGCGTTTGCGGGCGAAGCACTGTACGCGTCATAATCCTTGCGCTATCGCTAGTCAGTGACGTTTGGCAACAGAAGCGCCTCTCGATTACATTTTTTCTCGGAAGTTTGCCTAGAGACATAATAAATGTGTGGTTATCGATACACAAAGATATTTGTTCCGTGTAGGTAGTCCAATAGAGAACAGTAGTAGCAGTCATGTATCCAGCGTTCTATCATTTTGAGGGTATCCAGGGCGCTGGCCTGGCGCGCGAAAATGGCGAAGACGCACTTCACGAAGTCTGGGATAGTTTCACAGCAGGTACGTTACATTCACATATGGAATAATGGCGTCACGAAACAGCCAGGAAGAACCATATAGACAGCGTCGTTGTTGCGGCCAGAAGGCAGCCACAGACGGCCGGAGTACAAGCCCGACCCACGGCCTCTGCAACACCATCTACTCTTGGCGAGTGATCCCACCATGGAGGTTTGAACCACAAGCAGGTGTAAATGCTCTTCGGTTTTCTGCGGTTTTCTTTCTCTCTAAACAAGTGTTTCCGTGTGCCTTCAGGAAAAATTTGGATggtgcttaagcttcgcctttaagagtggaacgtgatagcattaaAGGATTCCTGATTGCTTCACACGCTTCCTGGCAGCTGCACCTTTTGTAGCCGCAATATCTGCCTGGAAATGCTGTCGGCAAACGCTATCCACGAATGTCAgctttctggttttttttttccttgtaatACCATTACAACACCATCTGAATGGCGTTGCAAGGAAGAGAGCGAGCTCGCCGCTCCTAtatactaagacagacctcaaacggcaagTGGAAAAGGGCTTTTCCAGCTgccgcaacagaattatgttttctcgtatgttcaaacttcaatccgacgctatcatgtctataGGTTCTGTGTAGGTCGCGCTTTACGAATTTTCTTACGCACTTACTTTTACGCACTTATGCACTTCTTACTTTTGGGCCCCGGACCCCATCAAGCTGcttcaaggcagctttttgtccccgggctttttctcttggagaaataaatgaatcttgaatcttgaatcactttactttgagaaattcaactagttcagtaacgcctatgtaCCACGCGGGGGGCCTGCGAGGATCGGGATGCGTGGTTCAGGATGATTTTTCTCATACGGACATCACCGCCGACGACTGTTTGCCTCATGGCAAACGTCTCATTAACACCTTGGGCCGTGTTGAGACGCGACAGTATGTGCCAAAATAGAAAACCTGATGCTAGCTGCCAACTTGCCGAACATGAAAGTTGCAGACACTGACCACTGGATCACTAGGTGTCCTAGAGGGACGACtgttctctttcctttttcttatcttcttgcttttttgctgTTAATCAGTTCGAGATTTACCAAGAACACGAACAACGAACAGTCATTCAATGGTACACCCTGTAAACAGGAGTGATCGGCAGTGCTATGCATAATGCGAGTCTTTATTTTGTTTTGCCAATGAAAGTACATCGCTGAATAGCTGAGCTTCCGCTCTGCAATGAGGGAATGATCTGAATTTATAGATAAACCTCTCTGTATCCTTATGTCAACTGCTTGAGCTATAGCTAGTATAAGATATAAAATGTGATCGATTCACTATTGCCGTGCCGTGTGGTCTGACGAACATTTAATACACTTCGACAAAGCGATGAAGCCCCTTTCAATACCATCGTCGCGGTTTCAAATGTAAGCAAAATGATTGAACTTGAATCGTAGGTTTCTACAGGCAATATTCCATGTTTACCGGTATTCGCTAGCTACGTGCAGTAGCACCGTGTGAGTCGCCTGTTTCAAACCATGTTTTGAAGACTTGAAGACGTTGAAGACTTGAAGAGGATTCGAAATAAGACATTGACTGGCAGTGTCAGTGATAACATCTGAAGAGCTGTTTTGAGCGATGACGCTCTGGAAATAGTGCCTAAAAAGAAGCCGAATGTGCTTAACTatgctgaagaagaagaagaattttatttattcactcacGAAAATAAAAGCACATTAACTAGATATACTGAAGGAGGTGCGAAAGCTCAAGGCTGTAGAGGGACCTCCTGTTCTAATTAGAAAGATCAAAACAAGTTAGGTTAGAGCAAATGCAGCAAAGTTGTAAAGTTGTCTACAAATAAGTACACATGACAGCAAAAGAACTGAAACATTATAAAACAGTACACAGAATTGCGTTTTGAACAAATAAATGTAGCAGATATAATTCAGGTTAATTCAAATACAGCAAATAGGTAAAATTGTTAACATGTATTAATGCAAGAAAACAAGTAAACTGAAAACATGGCATAACGCTGTGCTGAATTACATCATGTAGTGAATTAAAAGGAAAACAAGTCAGAGGAAGTGAAATGTAGCCAAGAGGCAGTGTTCTAACAAGAACTGACACAAGGAAATAAGTGGACTGAGATATGGTAGGATGTTAAAGAGATAGAATGGTTTACACAGAATGAAGCAACCAGAATATGTTAAATTACATCACAGAATTCACAAGTTAAGTAAATATAAGAACAAAAGCATTTTAGCTTTTTAAAGCTGTCTATACTAGGAGACAGCTTTATGTCCGTTGGAATACAGTTCCAGTAAGACATCGATCTGAACACAGAAGTGAATTTACCAAAATTAGTTCTGATTTTAGGTAATAAGAAGTTAGGTAATGCAAATCGAGTATTATTATGATTAGCAAGTTGTTCAGTGTTAAAGATTATTTGGGGAATGTTTGAATGAAGGGAATTATAGACAAGGATTGCCATGTTTAATTAAAATAGTTTATGTATTGTGAGAATGCGATGCTCTTGCAAAAGAGCAGGTGCACTACATCGGCGTGTCTGGAAAGTAATAATGCGGATGGCCTAGTTCTGGACGTATTGTAAAGGAACGAGATGAGAGCTATATGTGTTGCCCCAAGTCGCAATGCAGTAGGTGAAGTGGCTATGAATGAATGCATGATAAAGAGAAAGCAAGGTTGGTAGACTAAAGTATGGACGTGCTTTTATAGGAATCCGGATACCATATCCAATTTTTTGCTTTAGATGTGAAATATGGGTCATTTACTTTAAGTTAACGTAGTTTAAGTTAACTTGAAGTTTAAGATTAGTTGATTGTGTGAGTAAACTATATTTACAGCATGACTGCTAGCTCGCTATACCAAAGCGACAGAAATGCTTGAAGAGACAATGCAATGGAGGGTCCTGGATTACCTTTACCGCGGAGGAGTTTACAAGGGGGTATTgaagagaaacactaaattagTTTGTACTTATAAACTAGTCTTTCAAAATATAATTTCGTTAGTTTCACCGTAAGAGGTTGAATGATCGGAAAGAAAATGAAGGGCAAttcacatttcttgaatttcgtgccgaaaccccgGCCCGTCAGTGTGATGTCACGGATTTGAAAGTATTTTTTCGTATGTAGGCCGTTGTAGTGCAGTAAAATTGCCTGAAACTTGCTGAGGTCACTCTTCTGCTACTTTATTACGCAATGTAGTCCATCTTAAGCGATAAGATGATTATACAGGCCTGAGCAGAAGATATGAAAATCCATGACGTGTCATGGCGCCATTGTGCGGGAACTTCTATGGGGCGACGCCACATAGCTTTCGTTCTTACGCATTTTCTAGGTAATCGATCAAGCCTGCTATCACGTTGAGAGTGCCATCTTTTGATATTGTAGAAGTGTACCTTACTGATACAGCTCTAGCAGTTTTTCTCGTTAGTGTCCCGTTACGAGAGTCCTAAGCTCGGTACATGGGCGATTTTGCATTGCATCCTCAACGCTATGCGGCTGTCACGGATGCAAAACCGGCCAGCGACACCAAGTTCTGTTATGTAAATTGAGTCAATGCGGTGGGTCCGCCCAATGAGTAGCCCATGGCCAGTCAATTATTGTGGACTGGCTTCACAGCATACACTCGTAACCGTCTGAAATATTACCTGTCAGAAGAAACCTACAAAGCAGGTTTTTTTTCTGCACAATCGCTTGACATAATGTCACTGTGCATCACCCAAGCATAAGAATAATTACACCAGCTCTGGATATTATTTGTTGCGAGATAGTATTCGGAAATGATTTATGTGCGCTGGAGTCAAGCTGGTAGTTGAAGCATTCCTTTCCTGACAACGCGCAACTCAGCAGGCAGCTCAAGTGCTGCATTCCTTTGCAATGACGTCTACGACACGAGGAAACTTGAGCGTGCTTAAAATTTAAGGAATTTTCCAGAACGTTTGGCGGGCGGCCGAATGCTGACCGGGGTGGCCGTGCCAGGGAGCTTGAATTCAAATCTTACCCCTTATAGATATACGGGTGGCCACATGTGTTCTTTGACATATTTCCAAGTGAAGCAAGAGGGTATCCAACTATACTTACTGCAGCAAATATAGGCCTTCAAGCGCATAGTTTCTTTCTTAAGGTCTAGCTTTCAATCCCCTCTTTTCCGGGGTCGCTGTATCAGTCTCTAAAGTGGGCAGCTTCTTGAGATAGCGCAATAGTAAAGTGGGCAGACCCTGGAGACAACGTAATCAGCGGTCGCGTCGTTCGTGTGCTGCAGAGCCTCTTCTTGGAGTCTTGCCCGGCAGGCATGTACTCGCATGCTGCGAAACTCTGTGCAGAAGATTAACAGTTGTACAGAATTTAAGTAACCGCTCAACGAAAGATTCACTCGATAGAGCTTCTAACTGAATGATTGGATCTGTACATATATTATGTAAatatatttgtttatattttgcaCGGTGTTTATTACAATGAATAAACTGGTATACATAGAGAAACTATATAAAATATTGTGAACACCTGATGGTCATAACCAATTACAGTGCAAGGAGCAACAGATACGAAGAAAATTAGCGTCATACAAGGCAACAACATTCATCATAATATAAACTAAAAAGGAGAATCTAAACACCTACTCAAAAGTGTATACCAATCGGGCGGACATTCATTTTGATTGTAAATGTCCTTCGGTTGCATAATCGTCTGAGTGAAATGTACCCTTCAGGGTATTCTTTCTGCTTGTGGTCTTGTATACGACTTCTCCATGACATATGCTGCGTTATCACTGAGAATATGAAATTTGCGCCATGGAACGGTAACAACAAGATATCGGATGCTGCGAGAATTTACATCAGATTTTTTCTACAAACCTTTATGTGGAACATCCCCGAACAAAACGGCATATGTACAGCTAATAAAAGAGTGTTCACTCGTTTCAAGCACGCTACAAAGACGACATCTAGCTCTCGCTGTCGCTACTGGCACACCTCTCATGTTTTGTGCCTCAAACAACCCCCGACAGATGGTTCTGGCCCCGCACGACCGCGCGAGATTTAAACTTTCTGTTCGAGCGCTCCACTTTCCCGCAAAACACAAAAGGCAGAGAGAACGGCATGCGTAAATCGGTTTAAGGCGGAAATGAGAGGATATTTAGGAAGCAAGCAATAATATAAATTAACGACCGAATGAGTAAGAAAATTACGGAAAGTCCACGCTTCCATAGTGAGCTCGTGGTGTCTCCTGGAGGAACCAAGAAACGAAGGAAGACGAAGACGCGAGTCAGCAGCCGCGAACACGATACGATGCCTGAAGTTGAAATACGAAAACCACCGCGTACGGACGAACTGCTTCGCACCCGTCGCAACTCTCTGCTAGCGTCGTGCACCGTCTGTCATCCGCGGGGGACACCCAGAGACTCGCACCCAAACTTCTTGCACTTCGCATAGCACACCAGCCGCGTATCCCAAGCGTGCACTTGGTGCACACCGCCTTTCAGAAGCCTCGCTTTACGGGGCATACACGACGCCTCTGACCGTGCACCACGCCGGGCGCGCAGGgggcatatgtatatatattccgCTACCCTGACTACCCGTCACTCCCCGTCAACGAGGAGAACCCTCGTTGCGTTGCTTTGCAGCAAATGACACAACTCTGGCCCCGCACTTTTGGACGTGACACAAGCGATGCCGAAGTGGCAGTCGCTGTTAGTGGGCGGGTATTAGAGGCAGCGAGTTCAAATTGACAGTTCGGGTGAGAACATTCGTGGAGAACCCAGTTTTGAagaaaagctttctttgcctaccctcCTTGCTTTTGGCGTGGTTATTGCTACTGCTGTGTGCGGCTGGTTCGGTCCGTTAGGTTGGGTCGGCCAATCAGACGGTGCATTTTAGGAAGCTCTGGGCCTATCCAGAGACGTCTAGTTATGCACATCTTcggcgaaagccaagagcgatTGCGAGATGACCCTGTTGGAGTCGATCCACCGATCCGGCCATCTAGCCGAA
Encoded here:
- the LOC135915443 gene encoding uncharacterized protein, with product MTPASEWWLFDTWHVLLLLAGSAAACCVLLIAWKVAQMVRIARKRQLLAKHVQEGYVFLGETNVAMEYSCLENDTRHYRLLEAAQTL